The following are from one region of the Corylus avellana chromosome ca1, CavTom2PMs-1.0 genome:
- the LOC132173360 gene encoding putative disease resistance RPP13-like protein 1 gives MAELLLDAVLQVLFEKLLSPEFLNFARRYQGLGEKLDKWRKMLLRIQAVLDDAEEKQHTNKAVKQWVDDLRDLAYDVEDILDEFATEALQRKLKGGDDQASTSKVRKLIPACCTGLTPHALRISIRIESKITEITDRFNDLVKQEVDLGLLKGTAAGRKYRKTGTLAPTSVMNEPHVYGRDKDKDALLELLRSEKCRDAQLSVISILGMGGLGKTTLAQFLFQDEEVQKNFDPKVWACVSEDFDVDRVTKTILQSLNIENCDGKDRNWLQVRLEENLKGKKFLVVLDDLWNEKYHDWTILRAPFLVGAPGSTIIITTRNEGVSSMTSTVPAYPLHVLSNDACLSLFTQHALGASDFNGHPNLQDIGEEIVKRCNGLPLAAKALGGLLRTKHDRDEWKDVLESKIWNIQEKNEILPALMLSYHHLPSHLKRCFAYCSILPKDFEFEEQQLVLLWMAEGLIQSQERMEDLGNEYFRDLLSRSFFQQTSEDGSRFVMHDFINDLAQWVAGDICFRMEDRIGGSNGKRPPKKARHLSYLGGQFDGIGKFKAFFELTCLRTFLPLMLPSYRECYLTYDVSLKLLPKLLCLRVLSLSGYCIVELPDSIGDLKHLRYLDLSNTQIRGLPKSTTTLYNLQTLILEKCHYLKELPSKLGNLVNLRHLNILNANLLKGMPPQISKLTSLRILSNLIVGKGNCFALKELGPLLHLRGTLIISRLENAIEPRDARDAKLIEKPDLSALCLEWSGSMGKSKDRTSELDVLNMLQPHKTLKELTIRHYGGIEFSTWLKCPLFPNLVLLRIENCRKCTSLPAVGQLPLLKDLFIKGLGSVKNVGHEFCGEGCSQTFRSLETLCFENMKEWENWSPNGELPHLRELSIKYCPKLLGTLPNHLHSLQNVVIKGCEQLIVSISSFPELCKLEIEGSKGVVCKSKVDFTSLNSLSTISKFRCSVEGFMNVEDLTIGDCEELMPLWSNEVGLLQPLPCLRDMQVINCQKLVSLVAEEVKEQPQQGTSSTRNGMESLPKAVVYNNTCLERIKIDGCDSLTHIAVGQLPPTLKKLTVLNCKNMQILLDGDDTINCSSSNSLLEELSINDCPSLKSLTSSGELPATLKSLEMGDCKMLESVAKSFPHNSSLEKIAIWRPYPTAYTTSHLFKH, from the exons ATGGCAGAGCTCTTACTTGATGCCGTCCTCCAAGTGCTGTTTGAGAAATTGCTGTCTCCAGAGTTTCTGAATTTTGCACGTCGATACCAGGGACTTGGGGAAAAGCTGGACAAGTGGAGGAAAATGTTGTTGAGAATTCAGGCCGTGCTTGATGATGCGGAGGAGAAGCAACATACTAACAAGGCGGTGAAGCAGTGGGTGGATGATCTCAGAGACTTGGCTTACGATGTGGAAGACATACTTGATGAGTTCGCCACAGAAGCTTTGCAACGCAAATTGAAGGGAGGAGATGATCAGGCCAGCACAAGTAAGGTACGGAAACTCATCCCTGCTTGTTGTACTGGTTTGACTCCACATGCTCTTAGGATCAGCATTAGGATTGAGTCAAAGATCACTGAAATTACCGATCGATTCAACGATCTCGTGAAGCAAGAAGTTGACTTGGGATTATTGAAAGGAACTGCTGCTGGGAGGAAATATAGGAAAACAGGGACTCTGGCGCCAACATCTGTCATGAATGAACCTCATGTTTATGGCAGGGACAAAGATAAAGATGCTTTACTTGAACTGTTGCGGAGTGAAAAATGTAGGGATGCTCAACTCTCTGTGATTTCTATACTTGGTATGGGGGGTTTAGGAAAAACAACTCTTGCCCAGTTTTTATTCCAAGATGAAGAAgtgcaaaaaaattttgatcCAAAAGTATGGGCTTGTGTTTCTGAAGATTTCGATGTTGACAGAgtcacaaaaacaattttacagTCTCTCAATATTGAGAACTGTGATGGCAAGGATAGAAATTGGTTGCAAGTCAGACTCGAGGAGAATCTGAAAGGGAAGAAGTTTCTAGTGGTTCTGGATGATCTTTGGAATGAGAAATATCATGACTGGACTATCTTACGTGCTCCTTTCCTAGTCGGGGCTCCAGGAAGTACAATCATCATCACAACTCGCAATGAGGGAGTTTCATCAATGACAAGCACTGTCCCGGCTTACCCTTTGCATGTGTTATCAAATGATGCTTGTTTGTCTTTATTTACCCAACACGCATTGGGGGCAAGTGATTTCAACGGACATCCAAACCTTCAAGATATTGGTGAGGAAATTGTTAAAAGGTGTAATGGGTTGCCTTTGGCAGCAAAAGCACTCGGAGGCCTTCTACGCACTAAACATGATCGTGATGAGTGGAAGGATGTGTTGGAGAGCAAGATATGgaatatacaagaaaaaaatgaaattttgccCGCTCTTATGTTGAGCTACCACCATCTGCCTTCACATTTAAAAAGATGCTTTGCATATTGTTCAATACTCCCGAAGGACTTTGAGTTTGAAGAGCAGCAATTGGTTCTATTATGGATGGCAGAAGGTTTAATTCAGTCTCAAGAACGAATGGAAGATTTGGGCAACGAGTATTTTCGTGATCTATTGTCGAGGTCCTTTTTCCAACAGACAAGCGAGGATGGATCACGATTTGTGATGCATGACTTCATCAACGATTTGGCTCAATGGGTTGCCGGAGATATATGTTTTAGAATGGAGGATAGAATTGGGGGTAGTAATGGAAAGAGGCCTCCTAAAAAGGCTCGGCATTTGTCTTACTTGGGTGGTCAATTTGATGGTATTGGAAAGTTTAAGGCTTTTTTTGAACTCACATGTCTACGTACCTTCCTACCTCTTATGCTTCCAAGTTATCGAGAGTGTTATTTGACTTATGATGTTTCCCTTAAATTGTTGCCAAAATTACTATGCTTAAGAGTGCTCTCTTTGAGTGGGTATTGCATAGTTGAGCTACCCGATTCAATTGGTGATTTGAAGCATTTACGGTACCTTGACCTTTCTAACACTCAAATTAGAGGCTTGCCTAAATCAACAACCACTCTTTACAACTTACAAACATTGATATTAGAGAAATGTCATTATCTAAAGGAATTGCCTTCAAAGTTGGGGAACCTAGTCAACTTGCGCCACCTCAACATTCTAAATGCAAATTTGCTAAAAGGAATGCCTCCTCAAATAAGTAAATTAACTAGTCTCCGGATATTGTCTAATCTAATTGTCGGAAAAGGCAATTGCTTCGCATTAAAAGAGCTAGGTCCTTTGTTGCATCTTCGAGGGACACTCATCATCTCAAGATTGGAGAATGCCATTGAACCAAGGGATGCAAGGGATGCTAAGTTAATTGAAAAGCCCGATCTTTCTGCTTTGTGTTTGGAATGGAGTGGTAGCATGGGCAAGTCAAAAGACAGAACAAGTGAATTAGACGTACTTAACATGTTACAGCCTCACAAGACTTTGAAAGAGCTCACTATCAGGCACTATGGTGGTATAGAATTTTCGACTTGGTTAAAATGTCCTTTATTTCCTAATTTAGTGCTCCTAAGGATTGAAAATTGTAGAAAGTGCACATCATTGCCGGCAGTTGGCCAACTACCATTACTCAAAGATCTTTTCATCAAAGGCTTGGGTAGTGTGAAAAATGTTGGTCATGAGTTTTGTGGGGAAGGTTGCTCACAAACCTTTAGATCTTTGGAGACTTTGTGTTTCGAGAATATGAAAgaatgggaaaattggagccCTAATGGAGAGTTACCGCACCTGCGTGAGCTTTCTATTAAATACTGTCCCAAGCTGTTGGGGACGTTACCAAACCACCTTCATTCACTACAAAATGTTGTTATAAAAGGATGTGAGCAGTTGATAGTTTCAATTTCAAGCTTTCCAGAGCTCTGCAAACTAGAAATTGAAGGATCAAAAGGGGTGGTGTGCAAAAGTAAGGTGGACTTCACCTCACTAAACtctctttcaacaatttcaaaatTCAGATGTTCAGTAGAAGGGTTTATGAATGTAGAAGATCTAACTATTGGAGATTGTGAGGAGCTAATGCCTTTGTGGTCAAATGAAGTGGGATTACTACAACCCCTCCCCTGTCTTCGTGATATGCAAGTTATCAATTGTCAAAAACTAGTATCTTTGGTGGCAGAAGAAGTGAAAGAGCAGCCACAACAGGGTACGTCATCCACACGCAATGGCATGGAATCTTTACCCAAGGCAGTGGTGTACAACAACACGTGTCTTGAGCGTATTAAGATTGATGGATGTGATTCGCTGACGCACATAGCAGTAGGACAGCTACCTCCAACTCTAAAGAAGCTAACGGTACTGAATTGCAAGAATATGCAGATTTTGCTGGACGGGGATGATACCATCAATTGTAGCAGCAGCAATTCTCTTCTTGAGGAGTTGTCTATTAATGACTGTCCGTCCCTCAAATCCTTAACATCCAGCGGAGAATTACCTGCAACACTCAAAAGCCTTGAAATGGGGGATTGTAAAATGCTAGAGTCAGTGGCGAAAAGCTTCCCTCACAACTCGTCTTTAGAAAAAATTGCTATTTGGAG GCCATACCCAACTGCATACACAACATCACATCTCTTCAAGCATTGA
- the LOC132173351 gene encoding putative disease resistance RPP13-like protein 1 — protein sequence MGGIGKTTLAQLVYNDEKVQSSFEVKAWSCVSEDFNVDRVTKTILQSLIPASENCDGKDRNWLQVKLKEKLQGKKFLVVLDDLWNEKYHDWTILRAPFLAGASGSTIVITTRNERVSSTTGTIPAYYLQGLSNDACLAVFTQNALGASNFSAHTNLQDIGEKIVKRCKGLPLAAKTLGGLLRTTQVRDEWENVLMSKIWDIPEERSGILPALMLSYHHLPSHLKRCFMYCSILPMDYEFEEQQLVLLWMAEGLIQSQQGDRQLEVLGRKYFRELLSRSFFQQSSTAKSQFVMHDLINELAKWVAGNICFRMEDRIGGSNERRLSKKARHSSYLGGRYDSTRKFEAFSELTCLRTFMPLMLPEGCRNTII from the exons ATGGGAGGTATAGGAAAGACAACTCTTGCTCAGCTTGTATACAATGATGAAAAAGTGCAAAGCTCTTTCGAAGTGAAAGCATGGAGTTGTGTTTCTGAAGACTTCAATGTTGACAGAGtcacaaaaacaattttgcAATCTCTCATTCCTGCTTCTGAGAACTGTGATGGCAAGGATCGAAATTGGTTGCAAGTCAAACTAAAAGAGAAACTGCAAGGCAAGAAGTTTCTAGTAGTTCTCGATGATCTTTGGAATGAGAAATACCATGATTGGACTATCCTACGTGCTCCTTTCTTAGCAGGGGCTTCAGGAAGTACAATTGTCATCACAACTCGCAATGAGAGAGTTTCTTCAACGACAGGTACCATTCCAGCCTATTATTTGCAAGGGTTGTCAAATGATGCTTGTTTGGCTGTATTTACTCAAAATGCGTTGGGGGCAAGCAACTTTAGTGCACATACAAACCTTCAAGATATTGGTGAAAAAATCGTTAAAAGATGTAAAGGCTTGCCTTTGGCTGCAAAGACTCTCGGAGGCCTCTTGCGCACTACACAGGTTCGTGATGAGTGGGAAAATGTACTTATGAGCAAGATATGGGATATACCAGAGGAGAGAAGTGGAATTCTTCCAGCTCTTATGTTGAGCTACCATCATCTCCCTTCACATTTAAAAAGGTGCTTTATGTATTGTTCAATACTGCCTATGGACTATGAATTTGAAGAGCAACAATTGGTTTTGTTGTGGATGGCAGAAGGTCTAATTCAATCACAACAAGGGGACAGGCAACTAGAAGTTTTGGGTAGGAAGTATTTTCGTGAGTTGTTGTCAAGGTCCTTTTTCCAACAATCAAGCACGGCGAAATCACAATTTGTGATGCATGACCTGATTAACGAGTTGGCCAAATGGGTTGCAGGAAATATTTGCTTCAGAATGGAGGATCGAATTGGGGGTAGCAATGAAAGGAGACTTTCTAAAAAAGCTCGACATTCTTCTTACTTGGGTGGTAGATACGATAGTACTAGAAAGTTTGAGGCTTTTTCTGAACTAACGTGTCTACGAACCTTCATGCCTCTTATGCTACCTGAGGG ATGTAGAAACACCATCATTTAA